Within Elusimicrobiota bacterium, the genomic segment TTCAAAGCCAAGGCGGCCGCGAATCCCTGGAACAATCCGAAGTGCAGGCTCCAATCCTCCGGTCCGCGGGGAGCGGCGGCGAAGTGCTTATCCCATAGAAAGAGCCAATAATCCAGGGCCGGGTGGGAGAGGATGGCGTCGCGCTCGGGGCCGGAGCTTTCGATGACGTAGGAAAGCCCGCGCAGGTAGGCGCGTTTAAAGGCCGCGGGCGGAGCCCTTCTGGGATAGTCCTTGGCCGCGGCCTTGAGCCCGGCCAGGGCCTCGCGGGTCCGGCGCCGGAAAATCCATTTCCATTCCGGAGTGATTCCACCCCCGTAAATCCAGGATTTCTCGTTGAGCCTCATAGGATCAGGGACAGGACGTGGCGCCCAAGAAGGCATGTTATAAAATAACCCAGGAAAATCCAATGCGAGAAAGCCATGGTCGTGGCCAACGGCACGGTCTCGATGCCGTGAGAGGCACACCAGGCCTTGAGCGCTACCACCTGCTCCTCGGTCAAGCCGTCGGCGTAAGGCGCGGAGAAATGCTCCGCGTGGAAGTCCTCGTCCTGCGCGAGCTGGGAGAGAAAGCTGTGGTGAAGCACCATGTAGGAAAGGATCTTGTCCCTGGGAATGTCGGGATGGTCCTCGTTGTCCCAAGCCCGCACGAAGGTCCAGGTGAGCCCGAAAAAAACGCCGAGACACGCCAACGGAAGGAATTGGAGGGCCCAGGCCAAAACCGGCCCGGCTCCTAAAAATGAGGAGAAGCGGGAGGCAAGCCCCCGGGGGATCAGCCCCATCAGAAGCCCCACGAAGGGCAAGGCCAGCATGAGGACCTGGCCCGCCATCAAGCCCACCGTCCATTTGATCCCAAGCTGGAGAAACAACGAGAAAACCGCCAACGCCCCAAAAGCCCTCCACAGCTCCGGACCCAGGAACTCCGGGCGCCGGATCGCGAGGAATACGATGAGGAAGACGGCCGGAATCCAGCCGTAAGTCCGCCCTATGAGGGAGCGCAGGCGGTTGGCCAGGTAGAGGACCGCAAAACAAAACAGGGTCCTCAGGAGCGCCGATCCCAGGAAATCCTTGACCGCGCAGGAAAGCGCGGCCATGACGACCATGGAGAGCACCCAGCCGCAGGCCTTGAGGAGCACCGCCCCGGGGTTTTGGCGGGCCCAGGCGCAGTCCTCCCGGGCCTCGCCTAGAGCGCCGAGCAGGACTTCCCGGGATTTCTCCCGGACGTAGCCGAGCCACCGCCGCAGGCCCATCTGGGCCCAGAACTCCTTGATGTGCCTGAGCCTCGTCCTCCAGACATGGCGCGCGGCCTGAAGAAAAATCGCAGCACAGGCCGGCAGGAAGATATTGATCAGCACCGAAAGGAAGAGCCATCCGGACTGGAAGGAGGAGGAGACCTTCATCATGGGGTAGACCGCGGCCAGGAAGAGGAAGAGCTTCGTGTCGCCGGCCGGCCATATCCTGGCCCACCACAGGGCCATGGCCGCGACGGCCGTGCTGGCGAGATACCCCCCCAGGTCCGAGTAGAAATTCCAATGGTAATAGACGGAGACAAGCCCCCTCTCTCCCAAGGCCGTGCTCGCCAGCATCAGGGCGTAGCAGACCAGAGCGAATTTCAGGCCGAAGGCCAGATGCCGGTGGCGTATCTTGCGCTGCTTGTAGTCCGAGGCCGCCACCAGGCCCCACAGGCCGAGGAAAATAGCCCAGGATAGGGCTTGGATCGCCGAAAGGAGGAAGCCGTTCTTGAACGCCATCAGGCCCCCCGCACTCGCCTCAAGAGTTCGATGATCCTGGGATAGAAATCGGCCAGGCAAGGATATCGCCCGCGCGCGGCCTCATACTCCTTGAGGATCTCGTAAACCGGGCCGATCAAGGCGAAGCCTTCCTTTTTCTCCCGGGAAAGGCAAAGCAGGCCCTCCTCCTCCCCGCGCCTGGCCGCGGCCAGGCGCGCGGTGATGGCGCGGATCACGTGCTCATCGACCATGTGAAGCCAGCCGGGCGGCCCCTGGTATTTGTTCTTGGCGGTGCCGCTCATCAGGGCGTAAAGGCCGGAGAGGGGCTCCAAGGCTCCGCGGTGCGACTGCGTGACGCGGTCCACCAAAGTATGGCAGACCTCGTGCCAGGCGTTGATCAAGATGTCGGGCTTAAGCTCCGCCCGGGGGCGGCCGTTTTCCACGCGGCTGTGCCCGGAGATGGTGTAGATATCCCAGGAGCCGTCCGCCCCAGGGTGGAGCACATTGTGCATGGCCCAGCCGTGATACAGGGGCGAGAGGATGAAATGATAGCGCACGGTCGAGCGCATCCCCAAATAATCGAAGACCGGAGCCTCTATATCCAACCGGTTCAGCGACTCCCGCAACGGCTCGAGCAGCGATTCGTAAAAGGGCCTCTCACTATCGAAAAATTTCTGGAAGCCCCCCTCCCGGCAGAATGCGCGCAGCGCGGGCAGAAGCCGGCTCACCGGATCCTGGCCGGCCTGGCGGCCGTAGTGGCCCGCGGAAACGGACACCTCGAGGGCGGGAGGCGGGCTGAAGTCCAGGATAACCAAGGCGGGGTGGCGGTGCCTCCAATCTCCCGGCCCCATGGCGCCAAAAAGCCGGCAGGCCTCGTGCTCTCGTCCGAGCGCGGAGGCGCGTTCCCAATACCCACTCGGGCCGCAGGCGGCGCAGGGTCCAGCCTCGGCCAGGCCTTCCAAAACCGCCACCAGCTCCACTTTGGGGTCTACCTCCAAAACCGCCGGCATCAGAGCGCCCTTCCGGCCGGCCGGGCCCTGTCCGCCGCGGCCCGTAAGGCGTCGAGGAGGCGCCGGCCCCGCGGCCCCAGGGCCGCGGCGGATAGGCCCCGCGCCAAGGCCAGGGCCTTTCGCGAGAATCCAGCGCGGAAAGCCGCCTCCACCAGCGCCAGGCGGCCCTCCGCCTCCAGGCCCGAGCGCGGCCGCCACAGGACGGGAAGCGTCCAGCGCGTCCAGAGGCAGAAAATCGCCGCGGACTCCGGGTGCCTGCGGCAGGCCGACAAGACCTCTTGGGCGCATCCCGAGAAATTTCCCAAGGCCCACAGGGCCGCCGCCCGGCCGAGGCGCACGGGGATGTATGACGGGCGCAGGGCAAGCGCCCGGTCGGCCTCGACCAAGGCGCGCTCGAAATCCCCCGTCCCGCGGCAGGCATCGCTCGCCCAAGCGCGAGCCAGGAACGAGTCGGGGGAAAGCTCCAAGGACTGGTCGAGGACGGCCAGAGCCTCCCGCGCGCGCCCGGCCATGAGGCGCGAGCGCCCCAGCCAAGCCAGGGCCAAGGCCCTGCGCCGCGGCTCCCGGTCGGCCACGGAGCGCAGCTTAGCCTCGCTCAGCACCACGAGGCCTCCTCCTGGGATGGACCGCAAGGCTGGGACGGCTTTCTTGAGCCGCTTCCAGTCCCGCGGGCCGGGAGGGCGCGCGCGCATGCGCGATCGCTCGGCCGAGAACGCCTCGGCCGCTGGATCGCGGACCAGCCAGTCGAGGGCGCTGTGGAGCAGGGCGTCCGAGAATGAAAGCTCGACGCAGAGCGCTATATCCTCGAGCGGCCGGCCGGAGTCCGAACCTTCCCACTCGAGGAAAGCGCGGCGCCGGTAAAAAGAGGGCCGGGGCAAAGCCTCCAGGCATTTCGACATGTCCGCCGCCGCGCCCGCCAAGTCGCCCGACTCCTCCCTAAGCATGGAGCGCCAGGCGAAGGCGAGCCTGTACTCTGGATCCA encodes:
- a CDS encoding DUF4932 domain-containing protein, with product MPAVLEVDPKVELVAVLEGLAEAGPCAACGPSGYWERASALGREHEACRLFGAMGPGDWRHRHPALVILDFSPPPALEVSVSAGHYGRQAGQDPVSRLLPALRAFCREGGFQKFFDSERPFYESLLEPLRESLNRLDIEAPVFDYLGMRSTVRYHFILSPLYHGWAMHNVLHPGADGSWDIYTISGHSRVENGRPRAELKPDILINAWHEVCHTLVDRVTQSHRGALEPLSGLYALMSGTAKNKYQGPPGWLHMVDEHVIRAITARLAAARRGEEEGLLCLSREKKEGFALIGPVYEILKEYEAARGRYPCLADFYPRIIELLRRVRGA